From the genome of Nitrospirota bacterium:
GGTTTTCACGTCGATTGGAAATCGGACGATCTTTCAAGGGTGAATGACAGTCAGTGAGGATAGATGACGGTAGCCTTTGAAATCCGAAGTCTGATGCTCTATCCATTGAGCTACAGGCGCAAGGACGCGCAGTCCCTGCCGTACGCCGAGCCACGAAGGTGAGGCCCGGCCAATCGGCAGGGGCAGGCGTACTATCTTCATCGTCGCGGGCATCCCCATCGCCACGAGGGCATGGGGCCATGATATGTCGCCGTGCCACGGATGGCACGGCATTGAACATGGCCTGCCCGCCGTCAAAGGATGATAGTGCGGCCGACCTCACGTCGGGCCACGTTGAATGGGGTCGATTGTACAGAAAATCAAACCGGCCACCAGTTGAAGGATCAGGACTTCGACTGCCGACAACGGAAGCAGTTCGGCTCAATCGAACCCCGCCTTGGGCGTGATCGCCCGTGGGGTTTGGCTCTCTTCGTTACTCGAGAAAGTTGAGGGGTGGTACGCCGCCTGTGGTCTGGGGCGGGGTTGGCGAGGGAGGTGCAGCGCGACGCCACGGCCACTTCCGTCCTCGGAGCGTCGGCCGCGGGCGGGCATCGGCCTCGGGGGTGTAGCCCTTGCGCTGATAGCGGTAAAGATAGCGAGGATAGAGATAGGGGCCTTGGTAGTCGATGTCGTTCAAGACCATCCCGATCAGATTCGCTCCTACGCCTTTCATCGTATCGACGGCGCGAAGGAGCATGTCCCTGGGCGTACGCCCGACCCGGTAGACCAGGACGACGCCGTCCACGTGGGGCCCGATCACGGCGGCGTCCGCCACCGGAAGGATGGGAGGGCAGTCGATGATGACCACCTCGAAATCTTTCTTCACCTCCTCCAGGAAATGCCGGTTCATGAGCTGCTCGATCGTCTCGGAGGGATGAACCGGTGCTGGACCGGCCGGAAGAATTTTCAAGTTCTCCAATCCTGGAAACCTTTGAACCGACTTGGGATCCAGCCCGTCGAGGATCAAGTCGTAGATCGAACGGACCACCTCTTTGTAACCGACGCCGTCGGTGGTGATGCTGGTCAGGCCTCGATCGAGCCGGAGCGGGAAAATCTTGTGCAGGGTGGGACGCCGGGTATTCGCTTCGATGAGCAGCGTGGAATAGTTCGATTGGGCAAACGCAATCGCGAGATTGGAGGTGACAAACGACTTGCCTTCCTGCGGCGTGGCGCTCGTGACCAGGAACACCTGGCGGTCGCTCCGCCCCCTTCGCATCCCCATCCGCAGGATTCGGAAAGCCTCGCTGGTAGGGTGCTTGGGGTAGTAGTGGGCCACCATGGCGGTGTCGGGCGGGATCTTGGAACCCGCTGGATCGGACGACGGGGAGGAGCGGCCGTTCCCGCTTTCGCGGAGATCGAAATGGGGGATGACGGAAAAGACCGGAAGTTTCACCAAGGCCTCGATTTCGGAAACGTTCTCCAGAGAAAAATCGAAAGCTTCCCGGAGGAACGCCAGTCCCAATCCCACGATGAGGCCCATGAGCAGGATGGGAATAACCGGGGCCAGGCCGAACTGGGATTTGTCCGGATGCGCGGGCAGGAGCGCGTATTCGATGACCCGGACGAAGTCATCCCGATTTCGCGATTCGAATTCGGCGGTTTGCCACGCCTTCTGCATCTCATCCAGCATCTCCTGGTCGTGCTCGACTTTCCGCTGGAGCCGTACGAGCTGGATCTCATCCTCCAGGTAGCTTGTTTTGGCCGCTTCAATCCGGTTCTTTTGCATGGCGATGTCGTTTTCCCGGCGGAGGATTTGCAATTCGAGTTGTTCGATCGTTCGTATGAGATCCAATCGCAGGCTCTTGAGCCGGGAATCCAATTCCAGGATGACAGGATGTTGCGGGGTCAGTTCGGACGTCTTCTCCTGTTTTTCCGAAAGAACGCGGATGAAATTCTGCCGGAGCTGCTCATAGTTGGGCGGCGCGTTGGGGATGTCGAGCGAAGGCAGGCTGGGCTGGCGCTCCAGGTACGGTGCCTGTAGCGCCTGCAGGGTTTCCCCCAAAGCCGATTTCTGATTCTCGAGGTCCTCCTGTATCTCCTCAAGTTCGATCAGCTTGGAAAGGTGGAGCTTCAACGAGGATTCGACCTCCAGGAGTCGGTGCGAGATCTTGAACTCCCCGAGCGCGCGCTCGTCCGCTTCCAACGCGGCTTCCAGCCGCATCCTCTGCTTTCGGGCCGCTTCCTGGGCGGTGGCGGACTGCTCCCGGCTGTTGAGCCCTCGGTACCATTTGTAGGCCTCGGCCGTGAGGTTGGCGATGTCGCGCGACTCCTTCGCATTCGACGACGTGACCTCGATATCGACGATGGAGGTTCTCTGTCGTTGCCGAGGGCGGATCATCCCCTGGATGGATTTGACGATGGGAAAGTACTGGTCGTTCTGGAGGATCTCCTCGTGCTTGAGGTCCGCCGGAATGCGGCCGAGCTTCCGGGCCACTTGGATGACCACCGGGAGGCTGTTGACCACATGCACTTCCGTGCTCAGGTCCGTCCACGCGAAGCTTGTGCCCCCAGGGGCGGCGTAGGAGACCTGCTGAATTTCGACACTCGCCTGGGTGCGGTAAGACGTCCCCCGGGTCCGCGTGAACACGACCGACAGCACGATGGAGACGGACAAACATAGGAGGATGATCCACTTTCTCTTGAGGATGACCCGCGAGATGTCGAGGATCGAAGGCTTCGGCCCGGCAGATCCTTGGGCCGACGGACGGCTCTCGGGCATTTAGGCGAGCGCCTCTCCGATGGTGATCATGGGATATCGGCGAAGGTCCAGGAGCTGTTCGGTGCCCGCTCCGTTCTCATGCTCAAGGATCTCCACCACGGGTTTCATGGGAGTCTCGGGATTGGGCTTGTGCACCCGCGCCAGTTTTCCGCTGGAGAGCTTCACCAGGGAACCGGGTGGATAGGGGGTGATGCGCCGGAGGGCGGCCAGCCAAAGATGGCGCGGGAATTGATCCCGAGACTGTCCGAGGAGAAGTGAAAATCCGTCGAAGAATGATTGAGGCGCGCGGTGGGGCCGGAAGTGGGTGACACTCTCGACCGAATCGCAAAAGCCCACGATCTTGGCCAGGTGCTCAATCTCCTCTCCCCTCAAGCGATGCGGGTAGCCGCTCCCGTCCTCGCGTTCCTGTTCCTGAAGCGACAGCCTGGAGAAAGCTTTCTTGAGCCGGGAGTCTTGGAGGAGCCGGGCGCCTCGCTCCGGATGTGTCTGAACCACCTTGCGCTCCTCCTCGGTGAACTTCCTTCCCACCTTGAGGAGATCCTCCGGAAGATCGAACATGCCGACGTCGTGCAGGAGTCCGCCAGCGCCGAGGATGAGAAGATCCTTGCCCTCCACGGACATCTCCCGGCCCAAGGAGAGGCTCAGAATGGCCACGTTGATGGAGTGGTCATAAAGGAAGTGGGATCGATACTCGCCTTCGTTGGGATGGAAGACGGATTTCAGCCATCCGTCGGGATGAAGGGCAAGGTCGGAAGCCATTTCGGTCAGGATGGAGAACAAACGGTGCTCCTCGGTGTCCCGCCCGTTTCGCAGGCGATCGACAAAACGCATCAATTCCTCGCGCGCGGTGCGCACCAGCGAATCAATGCGTTCCCGTTCGCGGGCGGCCACCCTTGATTCATCACGACCCGTGCTGCTCATGGCCCTCCTGTAGGTAAATCACATGCTAGCACAGTGGACCGGACAAGGAAAGTGGGGATCCTCTCCCGCCGAAGGACGGAGGAGGAGAACCCTGTCGGGTGGGCCTCGGCCGGCTCGTCGAGCGGTACGGGGGCGAATGCGCTTGACACCTCCAGGTCGAGTTGCTATGAAAAAGACCTGTGAATCAAAGGCAACAATGGAAAAAAACCTTACAAAATTAGGCAAAGATCCCCATTCGCTTGACGAGATAGACATCGGGATCCTCGCCCTCCTTCAGGAGAACTGCAAACTCCCGCTCGCCCGGATCGGCCGGAAGGTCGGTCTCAGCGCGCCGTCGGTCATCGATCGGATCAAGAGGATGGAGGAGGAAGGGCTCATCCAAGGCTACCATGCGCGTCTGGATGCCCGAAAGCTGGGGAAGGACGTCACCGGCTTTGTGGGCGTGTCGATCGCCCACCCGAGGCAGATCGACCCTTTCGTAACCGCCGTCCGGTCCATGCGGGAGATTCTGGAGTGCCACCACGTCACCGGCGGGTATACGCTTCTGCTCAAGGTGAAGCTGGAAAACACGACCGCCTTGGAGGACCTCATCCGCAGAATCCGTTCGCAGGCGGGCGTTGAACGTACCGAAACCATGATCGCCCTGTCCACCCCCACCGAACGAGTCCAGATCGATCTGGGGTCCGCGTCTGAAAACGGCCACAACGGTGGCAAGCGCCGGAGAAAACCATGACCGGTCAGTCGCTCCGGCCCCAAGGGCTTTATCATCCCGACCACGAGCACGATTCGTGCGGCGTCGGGTTCGTCGTCGACATGAAAGGGGTCCCTTCAAACGACATTCTTCGGAAAGGCATCGAAGTCCTGAACAACCTCACGCATCGGGGAGCGTGCGGCTGCGACCCGCTCACGGGCGACGGCGCGGGCATCCTGTTCCAAATCCCACACGCGTTTTTCGAAAAGGAGTGCGCCAAGCTGGATCTTCTGCTCCCGGCGCCGGGGGAATATGCCGTCGGAATGGTCTTTCTTCCCAGGGAAGTCTCCCAGCGCGATTCGTGCGAGCAGGCCTTCGAGAAAATTGTTCGTCGCGAGGGACAGCGACTTCTAGGCTGGCGCGAAGTTCCCGTCGATCCCTCCCAGTGCGGTCCTCAGGCGCGGGAGATCCGCCCCGAGATCCGTCAGATCTTCATCGCGCCGGGGCGGAACGTTTTTGGGCAGGACGCCTTCGAGCGGAAACTTCTCGTCATCCGCAAGCAGATCGAGAACTGGGTGCGCGGATCGGGCCTCCGGGACGCCGACGCGTTCCACATCCCGAGCCTGTCCAGCCGGACGATTGTGTACAAGGGCCTTCTCATTTCTCACCAGATTCCCCGGTTCTATCTCGATCTTCAGAATCCGATGCTGGCGAGCGCCATCGCCATGGTCCACCAACGCTTCAGCACGAACACGCTTCCCTCATGGGACCGCGCGCATCCTTACCGCTTCCTCTGCCACAACGGCGAAATCAACACGCTGCGCGGAAACATCAATTGGATGCATGCGCGGCAGGCGCTGTTCCAGTCCCCGTTGTTCAAGGACGACATCAGGAAGATCATGCCGGTCATTTCACCCGGCGGGAGCGACTCCGCCATGTTCGACAACGCCCTTGAGCTGCTTGTCCACACCGGTCGTTCGCTTCCCCACGCCATGATGATGATGATCCCGGAGGCGTGGCAGAAACATCAGCTCATGGATGAAACCAAGAAGGCCTTTTATGAGTACCATGCGTGCATCGTGGAGCCGTGGGATGGTCCGGCCTCCATCGCCTTCACGGACGGGCGTGTGGTCGGCGCGGTGCTGGACCGGAACGGACTGCGCCCCTCGCGCTACGTGGTCACCAAGGACGGTCTGGTGGTCATGGCGTCCGAAGTGGGCGTGCTGGACATTCCGGCCGAGAACATCCTCCTGAAGGGTCGGCTGCAACCCGGCAGGATGTTTCTCGTGGATCTGGCCAAGGGACGGATCGTGGCGGACGAGGAGATCAAAGCCGAGATCGCCGCGCGCAAGCCGTACCGCCGCTGGCTCGACGACCAGTTGGTGAAACTGGAAGACCTGCCTTCCCACAAGATGCTGCCCGAATCGCTCAAGCCGGCCGATCTCCTGCGGCGTCAGCTTGCCCACGGGTACACGCTGGAGGATCTCCGCCTCCTGATGGTTCCGATGGCGCTCAACGGGCAGGATGCCGTGGGCTCGATGGGTGTGGACACGCCGCTCGCGGTCTTGTCGGAACGGCCCCAGCTCCTGTTCAGCTATTTCAAACAGCTCTTCGCCCAGGTCACGAATCCTCCGAT
Proteins encoded in this window:
- a CDS encoding polysaccharide biosynthesis tyrosine autokinase; this encodes MPESRPSAQGSAGPKPSILDISRVILKRKWIILLCLSVSIVLSVVFTRTRGTSYRTQASVEIQQVSYAAPGGTSFAWTDLSTEVHVVNSLPVVIQVARKLGRIPADLKHEEILQNDQYFPIVKSIQGMIRPRQRQRTSIVDIEVTSSNAKESRDIANLTAEAYKWYRGLNSREQSATAQEAARKQRMRLEAALEADERALGEFKISHRLLEVESSLKLHLSKLIELEEIQEDLENQKSALGETLQALQAPYLERQPSLPSLDIPNAPPNYEQLRQNFIRVLSEKQEKTSELTPQHPVILELDSRLKSLRLDLIRTIEQLELQILRRENDIAMQKNRIEAAKTSYLEDEIQLVRLQRKVEHDQEMLDEMQKAWQTAEFESRNRDDFVRVIEYALLPAHPDKSQFGLAPVIPILLMGLIVGLGLAFLREAFDFSLENVSEIEALVKLPVFSVIPHFDLRESGNGRSSPSSDPAGSKIPPDTAMVAHYYPKHPTSEAFRILRMGMRRGRSDRQVFLVTSATPQEGKSFVTSNLAIAFAQSNYSTLLIEANTRRPTLHKIFPLRLDRGLTSITTDGVGYKEVVRSIYDLILDGLDPKSVQRFPGLENLKILPAGPAPVHPSETIEQLMNRHFLEEVKKDFEVVIIDCPPILPVADAAVIGPHVDGVVLVYRVGRTPRDMLLRAVDTMKGVGANLIGMVLNDIDYQGPYLYPRYLYRYQRKGYTPEADARPRPTLRGRKWPWRRAAPPSPTPPQTTGGVPPLNFLE
- a CDS encoding HD domain-containing protein; protein product: MSSTGRDESRVAARERERIDSLVRTAREELMRFVDRLRNGRDTEEHRLFSILTEMASDLALHPDGWLKSVFHPNEGEYRSHFLYDHSINVAILSLSLGREMSVEGKDLLILGAGGLLHDVGMFDLPEDLLKVGRKFTEEERKVVQTHPERGARLLQDSRLKKAFSRLSLQEQEREDGSGYPHRLRGEEIEHLAKIVGFCDSVESVTHFRPHRAPQSFFDGFSLLLGQSRDQFPRHLWLAALRRITPYPPGSLVKLSSGKLARVHKPNPETPMKPVVEILEHENGAGTEQLLDLRRYPMITIGEALA
- a CDS encoding Lrp/AsnC family transcriptional regulator; the protein is MEKNLTKLGKDPHSLDEIDIGILALLQENCKLPLARIGRKVGLSAPSVIDRIKRMEEEGLIQGYHARLDARKLGKDVTGFVGVSIAHPRQIDPFVTAVRSMREILECHHVTGGYTLLLKVKLENTTALEDLIRRIRSQAGVERTETMIALSTPTERVQIDLGSASENGHNGGKRRRKP